A single Populus nigra chromosome 13, ddPopNigr1.1, whole genome shotgun sequence DNA region contains:
- the LOC133671505 gene encoding phytosulfokine receptor 1-like codes for MSNNDFYGQLLRGDDLPSLWSVDLSMNRFSGSIDATYCSMSPLIEVLNLANNYLIGEVSESFVKCSSLQHLFLNGNQISGTFPKSLLQLRDLRTLKLQENLFTGSLNDGIGNLSKLVKLNLSFNRFNGFLPDVFGQLETLEHFSARSNKFSGQLPKSLVNSQSLLTLDLENNSFTGLIDLNCSAMIQLTTLNLASNNFHDLVANSLSSCLGLNSLNLSHNHLRGGLQFAFKNLQSMRYLSLSNTGLINFTSALATLQYCENLTMLDLSLNFQNEELPTDMSLQFRNLKELFVSNCQLRGSIPSWLSSFSNLQVLDLSQNHLGGSIPYWIGTFKYLLYLNLSSNSLTGEIPEGLTELRSLIYMNISLESLSGPIPGSLSRMTSLETFDLSHNKLSGEIPDTLGELFFLSTFNVSYNQLHGEVPERGQLVTVPCTSFIGNPGLTCGWDAYSPPAQTPPPPTPVVFPSDKMTIMGLPFVFGVPTGFVITVGFCFVTGWIFPKPEKRKVRVIRIGR; via the exons ATGAGCAACAATGACTTTTACGGTCAATTACTACGTGGTGATGATTTACCCTCACTCTGGTCTGTTGACCTCTCGATGAACAGATTTAGTGGCAGTATAGATGCAACATATTGTTCAATGTCACCCCTTATTGAAGTTCTTAATCTTGCAAACAACTATTTGATTGGTGAAGTTTCAGAGAGTTTTGTAAAATGTTCTTCTCTGCAGCATCTCTTTCTTAATGGCAATCAGATCTCAGGAACTTTTCCGAAAAGTCTCTTGCAACTGAGAGATCTTCGCACGTTGAAACttcaagaaaatttatttactGGATCGCTAAATGATGGAATTGGTAACCTGTCTAAGCTTGTGAAATTGAACCTCTCCTTCAACAGGTTTAATGGATTTCTTCCAGATGTGTTTGGCCAGCTTGAAACGCTCGAGCACTTCTCTGCCAGATCAAATAAATTCAGTGGCCAGTTGCCCAAGTCATTGGTAAATTCTCAATCCCTTTTGACTCTTGATTTGGAAAACAACTCCTTCACTGGTCTAATCGATCTCAATTGTTCTGCAATGATTCAACTTACCACCCTAAATCTTGCTTCCAATAATTTCCATGATCTGGTAGCTAATAGTTTATCATCCTGCCTAGGACTAAATAGTTTGAATCTTTCACACAACCACCTTAGAGGTGGACTACAGTTTGCCTTCAAGAATCTCCAGTCCATGAGATACCTGTCACTCTCGAACACAGGTCTTATTAACTTTACATCAGCACTTGCAACTCTGCAATATTGCGAAAACCTAACCATGCTGGACCTTAGCTTAAACTTTCAAAATGAGGAATTACCAACTGATATGAGTTTGCAGTTCAGAAACCTCAAGGAACTCTTTGTCTCCAATTGTCAACTAAGAGGTTCAATTCCATCATGGTTGAGTTCTTTCAGCAATTTGCAGGTGTTGGATCTTTCACAGAATCATTTGGGAGGATCCATCCCATACTGGATAGGAACATTTAAATATCTCTTGTACTTGAACTTGTCAAGTAACTCCTTGACCGGGGAGATTCCAGAAGGCTTGACTGAACTACGGAGCCTCATTTACATGAACATCTCATTGGAAAG TTTATCAGGACCTATTCCTGGTAGTTTATCAAGGATGACAAGCTTAGAAACCTTCGACTTATCTCATAACAAGCTATCAGGAGAAATTCCTGATACATTGGGAGAGCTCTTTTTTCTATCAACTTTCAATGTATCATACAATCAACTGCATGGGGAAGTCCCTGAAAGAGGGCAGTTAGTGACCGTTCCTTGTACAAGCTTCATTGGAAATCCCGGTCTAACCTGTGGATGGGATGCCTATAGTCCACCTGCACAAACTCCTCCCCCTCCTACTCCTGTTGTGTTTCCCAGTGACAAAATGACAATCATGGGCTTGCCATTTGTATTTGGCGTTCCAACCGGTTTTGTCATCACCGTGGGCTTTTGCTTTGTAACTGGCTGGATTTTTCCAAAGCCAGAAAAAAGGAAGGTTAGAGTAATTAGAATCGGCCGCTAG